The following are encoded together in the Phaseolus vulgaris cultivar G19833 chromosome 9, P. vulgaris v2.0, whole genome shotgun sequence genome:
- the LOC137820999 gene encoding WAT1-related protein At4g08290-like, which yields MRRWLSNAKPYLLLLAVQFGSAGMFIFAMDAMRKGMSHYVFTVYRNVIAFLTLSPFAFLLERKVRPKMTVRIFSEIMALAFFEIILDQCFALLGMKFTSASFLSAVMNSAPSVTFLMAVLLKLEHMKMKEATCKAKVIGTIVTFGGTLLMALYKGPALSVMGSSTKPENVNNPTGNHWLIGTCFLLIGCAGFSAFYILQVITLRKYPAEMSLATWVCFVGALQSSIVAFFAEHHHPHAWSIGWDTRFFAPAYAGIVSSGVQYYIQGVVIKTMGPVIVTAFNPLRMIIITTLACIVLSEKLYLGSIIGAVVVVLGLYLVVWGKSKECQQGIIMTPSPANDNSPEDQRQLPVTAPRNDSNDNKA from the exons ATGCGTAGGTGGTTGAGTAATGCAAAGCCGTATCTGCTGTTATTGGCCGTTCAATTTGGCTCCGCCGGCATGTTCATTTTTGCCATGGATGCCATGAGGAAGGGCATGAGCCATTACGTTTTCACCGTCTACCGTAATGTCATCGCCTTTCTCACTCTCTCTCCCTTTGCATTTCTTCTTGAAAG GAAAGTTCGTCCCAAGATGACTGTTCGCATATTTTCAGAGATTATGGCACTGGCTTTCTTCGA GATAATACTGGATCAGTGCTTCGCCCTTTTGGGCATGAAGTTCACATCAGCCTCTTTCCTATCTGCTGTCATGAACTCCGCACCCTCTGTTACTTTTCTCATGGCTGTTCTTCTAAA ATTGGaacacatgaagatgaaggaGGCAACATGCAAAGCAAAAGTTATTGGAACAATAGTAACTTTTGGAGGCACTTTGCTAATGGCGCTATACAAAGGGCCAGCACTTAGTGTTATGGGATCTTCAACCAAACCTGAGAACGTGAACAACCCCACTGGTAACCACTGGCTCATAGGGACATGTTTCCTCCTTATTGGTTGTGCAGGCTTTTCTGCATTTTACATATTACAA GTCATAACATTGAGAAAATACCCAGCAGAGATGTCCCTGGCTACTTGGGTTTGCTTTGTAGGTGCACTTCAAAGTTCTATCGTGGCATTCTTCGCAGAACACCACCACCCTCATGCCTGGTCCATTGGTTGGGATACACGATTCTTTGCTCCTGCTTACGCG GGAATAGTTTCATCTGGAGTTCAGTATTACATACAAGGCGTGGTGATAAAAACGATGGGCCCAGTTATCGTGACTGCTTTTAATCCCCTTCGTATGATCATTATTACCACCTTAGCCTGCATCGTGCTCTCTGAGAAACTCTACCTTGGAAG TATTATTGGAGCAGTAGTTGTGGTTCTTGGACTGTATCTTGTTGTGTGGGGAAAATCTAAAGAATGCCAGCAAGGAATTATAATGACACCGTCCCCTGCAAATGATAACTCACCAGAAGATCAACGGCAGCTACCTGTGACAGCTCCTAGGAATGATAGCAATGATAATAAGGCATAA
- the LOC137820160 gene encoding WAT1-related protein At4g08290-like — protein MGAWLRNARPYLMLLAVQFGSAGMFIFAMDAIKKGMSHYVFIVYRNAIASITLAPFAFVLERKVRPKMTVRIFSEIMALAFFEIILDQCFALLGMKFTSASFLSAVMNSAPSVTFLMAVLLRLEHMKMKEVACQAKLVGTIVTFGGTLLMALYKGPVLSAMRSSTSHAGQPQNVNNPTGNHWILGTCFLLIGCAGFSAFYILQTITLRKYPTEMSLATWVCFVGALQSSVVAAIAERHHPHAWAIGWDTRLFAPAYAGIVTSGVQYYIQGMVIKTMGPVIVTAFNPLRMIIITTLACIILSEQLYLGSVIGAIVVVLGLYLVVWGKSKECQRRMPPSPAKDIFPEEQRQLPVTAPRNDSNDNKG, from the exons atgGGTGCGTGGTTGAGAAATGCAAGGCCCTATCTGATGTTACTAGCAGTTCAATTTGGTTCTGCTGGCATGTTCATATTTGCCATGGATGCTATAAAGAAGGGTATGAGCCATTATGTTTTCATTGTCTATCGTAACGCCATCGCCTCTATAACTCTCGCTCCCTTCGCCTTTGTTCTTGAAAG GAAAGTTCGTCCCAAGATGACTGTTCGCATATTTTCAGAGATTATGGCACTGGCTTTCTTCGA GATAATACTGGATCAGTGCTTCGCCCTTTTGGGCATGAAGTTCACATCAGCTTCTTTCCTATCTGCTGTCATGAACTCCGCACCCTCTGTTACTTTTCTCATGGCTGTTCTTCTAAG GTTGgagcacatgaagatgaaggaGGTGGCATGTCAAGCCAAATTGGTTGGAACAATAGTAACTTTTGGAGGCACCTTGCTAATGGCGCTTTACAAAGGCCCTGTACTTAGTGCGATGAGATCTTCAACAAGCCATGCTGGACAACCTCAGAATGTGAACAACCCCACCGGTAACCACTGGATCCTGGGGACATGTTTCCTCCTCATTGGTTGTGCAGGCTTTTCTGCGTTTTACATATTACAA ACCATAACATTGAGAAAATACCCAACAGAGATGTCCCTGGCCACTTGGGTTTGCTTCGTGGGTGCACTTCAAAGCTCTGTTGTAGCAGCCATCGCAGAACGCCACCACCCTCATGCATGGGCCATTGGTTGGGATACACGACTCTTTGCTCCTGCTTATGCG GGAATAGTTACATCAGGAGTTCAGTATTACATACAAGGCATGGTGATAAAAACGATGGGCCCAGTTATTGTGACTGCTTTTAATCCCCTTCGTATGATCATTATTACCACCTTGGCCTGCATCATCCTATCTGAGCAACTCTACCTAGGAAG TGTTATTGGAGCAATAGTTGTGGTTCTTGGGCTATATCTTGTTGTGTGGGGGAAATCTAAAGAATGCCAGCGACGAATGCCACCATCCCCTGCAAAGGATATCTTTCCAGAAGAGCAACGACAGCTACCTGTGACAGCTCCTAGGAATGATAGCAATGATAATAAGGGTTAA